Genomic window (Amyelois transitella isolate CPQ chromosome 31, ilAmyTran1.1, whole genome shotgun sequence):
ATTTGAcgttatcaatttttttgtggAGACTTACCCGCAGGCAAATGCGTGATTAGTGGAGTTAAACCCGGATATATCTTTACCTCTATGGAGAGTATCCCGGGCTGCGCATTTGACcgtgatcctggattgggtgtcTGGTTTTAAAAGCAAAGCGACTCACATCCGACCTCCGtatcctttgcaggggaacccaaGTCGTAATAGATCATGGTTATTCAATAATTGCTTAATGTACAGGTTTGATCTGGGGTCATAGGATTCTAATCTCACACAAAATTTAATCTGGTTCTAATTCCTAATTTTATTCTGGTTCTAAgcaggtaggtacataataaagataaattaaaacaaaagattcCTTGTGTACattgtatatatttcaaaaagcactaaaattttaatcaccATAAAAAAGTACCTGTGAAAAAAgggtaatttatattaatatagggTATAATAATGTTGGTGAATTTTTGATTTAGAAAAAGACTAACTACTTcctttttattcttaaatgtACCTAATGCGGAATTTTGGCATCAGAATTATGAAAACTTTTGTGTCCTTTGGAATAAACTTGTGCCTGTTGTCCTTTGATTGAGGGAGCCTCGTTTTTGCCACGACCACGATCCagacaaattgaaaattatcttATTAATGTACCTGACATAATTGCAATTTCACCTCCTATCCGTCGGCAAATCTGACCTCTTGAATTACAAAGTTTTTCAATTCTCCTCATGAGCGTTCTCTGTTAAACTGCAATACTCACTTTCTTCACACATCGCTCAAAGATCtgtgtttcaaataaaatactgcCTCACCATAAAAACTGTGTGTAGGATACTTGCCCCCTCGCTATTAGAACTGTGTGTACAAGACGCAAGATAATCATTACAGATGACGTTACCTCACGGCGACATGGAGCGCTTGCGCAGCTTGTAGCGCCTGTCGCAGCGCCGGCAACGTTTGAACGAGCCGGAGCGGGAGCGGCAGCGCCAGCGgtaactgcaaaaataaaacacaaataccataactattaaaaaattgtgtttagGTAATTTACTGATTTACaaaaaagagtttacaaaAGCTAACAGAAGTTAAACTAAAGTAAGCAGGCAGTGCCAGCGGCAAATTAAAGTAGGTGCCAAAAAGTCAAAACATgacaggtattaaaagtaaaattatatgtttagtgAGACAGTGCAGCACACTGCAGTCTTAAAGAGTCACTGTAGTCTACCTGCCGGCGACCGGGGCGTCTGCGGCTGCAGCGTGTGCCCCGTCGTTGTCTTCTACAGCCGTACTCAATCAGCTCTTCACCTCTTGAAATTTCGCTAGCCAAGTCTAGAGAAAGACTAGCTGCTGTAGCCTGGTCTTTGACAGCTACACCATTGTTTCTTTGGTCAAGTTTAACAGCATTGAAAGCCTCACGTGCCGTGATCTGCACTCTATAGCGTCATGCTGCATCTTTAGAAGACTCACACTGTTCTGACAGCATTTGAAGCTTCACTGCTTCAGCCGAGTCTCGACATGCACTAGCTACTGTACCGTGGTCTGCCTGGCCGGCGTCCGGGGCGtctgcggcggcggcgcgagCACCGTCTCCGACTTCTGCAGCCGCACTGCCGCACTCTGTAGTGGCGGTCACCACACCGGCAGCGTTTGAACCGCCCAGATCTGCTACGGCATTGGCTAAAGATGGACATTAAACAGGCATGTAACTACACAATAACTTAAATGAAAGATATATGCTTTAATAAATGGAGGGAAAAGTGACTTGATGCTGGTATCGCGGGTTTAGTTAGGGCTTGTCAACAGcagaatcttaattccatcacaaagccaaacagctgaggcATCGGCTTAAGATGGAGATTAAACAGACATGTAACTACACAATAACTTAAAAGATAGATGCTTTAATAAATGGAGGGAAAGGTGACTTGAAGCTGATATCGCGGGTTTAGTTAGGGCAGcagaatcttaattccatcacaaagccaaacagctgaacgtggcctttcaatatttttaagaccgatggctctgcctaccccgcaagggatatagacgtgactatatgtatgtatgtatgttatcaacAGCCAAAACCAATGGACGGGTTTAGGTTAAAATTTggcatatgtacctacatatggaTCAGGTTAAAGGAATCCGCTCAGTAAATTCCCGAAGGAGCGAACAGGGACTTTTTATCCATTCATTACCCTTCATGAAGGTTAAGGTAATCATGTAAGGTTATTAAGGGCAGCTAGTCTGGAGTCTGGAACTAATCTTTCACTGTAACGTCCACTACTTGATCATTCAAGTAGTGTagttcaattccatcattaagacatatagctgaacgtggcctttcagttttttcgagactgttgccCGTTCGTGCGGGATAAATACCGTGATTGCATGTATGCACGTTTGTCAAGATCATCGTCCAACTTTTCCATTTACACTCGCCttgtagttaaataaatatcgtataggtacatatatgcctctctcatctctgcgagttcccggttgcaccctccacagaagtgtttcgggacccggggtccgccttccgacttctctctccacttggtccGGTTTTCGGCGTACTCGGATTTCAGTCTATTGGCTCgcatatacctacctaatctTGCGCGACGTCcatctacatatataatctactagctttccgcccgcggcttcgcccacgtgtaattcggttatatatagcgttttttaatgatctcgacagtaCAGACAGTTGAAGTATAGtagttaggagttgaaagaaaattcttacgaagttatacgtacatgtgaggctattaggttgacctgataataaaaagtaggtaaatctcattaacgttaagaatttaggtgaaaatggatgcggacaaatttcgtagctgtttgtatgggtagtgttaacacaaaatagggatttaaaggcgtgatgttattaatgttatgcatgtatgtacataattatgtatgttattatgtatgttaaagagacgactgaaagttgtcatacaaagtcttttttttaaggatgggaaatcatcaaatgacctctcccgctctgggtggaacggaagggagtgtcagacttttactgactaaaacccacctcgttccttcagttgccctttgcgttccggggccacggtatctcgttagaactttcccgcagccccggctcagtttatcccgtttcccccccttgggggttgacatttcaaaaatcccttcttagtgctcacttatgttactaaaggaacctctgttcaaaatctcagactcctataccgagcggtttcggctgtgcgttaataaatcagtcacccaatcgcaccccctaaatcacgattggagggtagtttgaaaaaacttataatgtcaaacatatttacttgcctatgtacgtgttcatgccaagtttcaagtttataaacccaaggaataagatttttcatagaaacgtttttaccccttttcccccccttggggattgaatttccaaaaatcctttcttagtgctcccctacatatcccaaggaacctacattccaaatttcagctgtctacgaccagtagtttcgactgtgcgttgtctgtcagtcagtcactcagtaacggaagagttttatatatatagattgtaGGTATCTttatacgtattttatttaactatttaacctttttttatattctttggTGAAGTGTTGATTACTTACAACTATTGCTTCATTTCACTCGAACGTACGTATATTCCTTAAGTGCCTATGTTTAGATATATAGAACTTTGTagataatacctacttactaggtactaagtaggtatttataaggAAATCTAACTTACGTTTTGCACATCCtgaaagcaaaataaataaacatcagtTTTCTCAATGAATTTTCTTCTAAAATTACCCTTTAATTAGTGCTTAAAATCTAccatttgataaaataataaaagtggtTCTGTACTGTAAAgctgtacaaaattttatcgtaTTTATTTCCTTCGCTCGTTCGGTTCGCGTTTAGGAATTTTTAGCTTTTCCATGAATAATGTCTTCATGCTCTCGCCATGAAAATCCCTAGGTTAAATGGATATTATGAccattaataatgtttttagtttgtaatttagaatagtttttttttattattattaaataattaattttatgaccATAATTTACTTGACTACGAAATACTTTATCAGATAGTTACAATAAGAGAGGTAGGAACTTACTTTCGCCTTCGCCGACATCTTGCCATTTTGTGTGGGtatctgtaaaatatatttagatatatatattttaattttatatagtatCCCATCACAACtaataagtattattgttgaaaaagtaacttttttaCTCCACAAGTCACAAGCACCAATCACGCGacgaaaagtctaaatcgcgcaagcacaGATTTCACGGATCGGAGGTTGTACATatgttccccaggcatcacacctagcctggcggaagatatTCCCTTTGGTAGCGGTCGAGCTGAATTATTGTTCCTCCTACATACTGAATTTATCTTCTTGAATTATCACGTATTAACTAAGAGTCTGGAGGACATAGGATACCTTTTACCCCGGTTAAAGCTAGTTCCAGTGTGATTtgtagtgtccgaccgaaggtctatttttggccgaagccgaagccgaagccgattaatcggctatcgccacaaccttcggccgaagccgaagccgaagccgaaggtttatattctctcagcactcagtaattaattttgttcaatattgtctacaagctacaattaatattaaaatcatttcaaaacctcaatattgaaggttta
Coding sequences:
- the LOC106130096 gene encoding sperm protamine P1-like, with protein sequence MARCRRRRKMCKTQCRSRSGRFKRCRCGDRHYRVRQCGCRSRRRCSRRRRRRPGRRPGRPRYRWRCRSRSGSFKRCRRCDRRYKLRKRSMSP